In Rhodococcus pseudokoreensis, the DNA window CCCGTGTTCCGTCAGGCGGTGCCAGCGGCGGGCCGCGGTGGTCGCCCCGATGCCGAGCGCGGTGCCGACCTGCGACCAGGGGGCGCGTGGACTGGTCTGCAGGGCATCGATCAGGGCCAGGTCCAGCTCGTCGAACGGTGGACGCCCACCCGTCGACAATTCCTCGTCGCCGCCGCGGCTGTCGGATTCCTGCGTGTCGGACGGTGTGGTGACGGAATCCTGCGTATTCGTTCTCGTGACCCTCATGGTTCCTAGTCTTCACCCAGTGCGCGGCGGCCGTTGTCGGAGGCGGTGTCCGCAGCATCGTCAGAACCGGCACGGCGAGGCCTGTGCCGAGGCGTCGACTTGGTGTGTCGGTGACTCGCCGACCCTGTCATCCGGGAGAAACTGTGAAACATCCACCAGAAGCGCACCGCACCGCCGCCGATCGGACCCCGCTGGACCGGGCCGCGCGGATCACGGTGATTCTTCTGTTCGCCGCGTGGGTCGTCGACTACATCGATCGCCTCGCCATCAATCTCGCGCTGCCCTCGATCGGTGCGGAGTTCGGTCTCGGCCACGCTCAACAGGGCATGGTCATCTCCGCGTTCTTCCTCTCCTACGCGCTGTGCCAGATCCCCGGCGGACTGCTCGCCGACCGGTTCGGTTCGCGACGGGTGGTCTGCTGGTCACTGCTGATCTGGTCCCTGTTCACTGCCTTGACCGGGACTGCCTGGGCGTTCGCCGTGCTGCTGGCGATTCGGTTCGTGTTCGGGGTGGGACAGGGGGTGTATCCCGCGGCGGCCATGAAGGCGGTCGCCGAGCGCACCGCGCCGGGCCAGCGCATGACGGCGACCGGGTGGGCGCAGAGTTCGAACGCCTTCGGCGCGGTACTCGCCCCGCTCATCGCCGCGCCGATCATTGCCGTGTGGGGCTGGCGGATGTCGTTCTTCGCGATCGCCGGTCTCGGGGTCCTGGTCTGGGCGGCGATCCAACTGTGGCTGCCCGCCACGTTGCCGCAGTCCGATGACGCTTCACCCCGCCCGGACGCGCAGGGCGGATTGCGCACCGTTCTGGCCTCGGGCGTCATGTGGCGGTTCACGCTGATGTTCTTCGGCTACGGCATCATCGTGTGGGGCCTGAATTCCTGGATCCCGTCCTATCTTCAGACCGAGCGCGGCATTTCGCTCACGGGGTCCGGGTTGCTGTCCGCGATACCCGCCCTGGTCGGTGGCGTCGCGATCATCGTCGGCGGCAAGCTCATCGACCGTCTCGGCGGCCGGCACCGGGTGATCGTCTTTCCCGCGATGACGGTCTGCGCGGTATGCATCCTCTTCCTGAACCGGGTGACGTCGCTGACCGAATTCGTCGCGCTCCTGTCGCTGGCCACCGCGTCCGCCACGCTGTGCTATATGCCGATCTTCGCGATACCCCTGCGCACCCTGCCTGCCGGGCTGGTCGGCACCGGGTCGGGGATGATCAACTTCGGCGGTCAGGCCGCCGGGTTCATCACCCCGATGGTGATGGGCGCGTTGGTCGATCGCTATTCCTACACCGCCGCGTTCGGCTTCCTCGTCGTCGGCGCCGTCCTCGCCGGCGCGTTCGCGCTGGGAACACCGCAGCGTCCCAAGACTTTCAGTGCAGCCCTTGCGTCCCGCGAGCCACAACGCCCGAACTCACCCAGCCACGACAATGTAAGGACCCCACGATGACCGAGTTCTCCCAGACCGTCGTTCTGCCGACCGGTACTCCCGCCCAGGCCGGGCTGGAGGTATTGCTGCCCGCGCTCACCGACCTCTACCGCGATCTGCACGCACACCCCGAATTGTCCATGCAGGAGAACAGGACCGCGGACATCGTCGCGGCGGTGTTGCGTGCACAGGGCTGGGACGTCACCGAGGGCGTCGGCCGGACCGGCGTCGTGGGGGTGCTCCACAACGGCGACGGCCCCGTGGTGCTGCTGCGCGCCGACATGGACGGACTGCCGGTCCGCGAGGACACCGGACTCGACTACGCCTCCACCGACACCGGGATCGATCCCGACGGGGTGACGGTGCCGGTCATGCACGCGTGCGGTCACGACGTGCACGTCACCTGCCTGCTCGGCGCCGCCGCGCTGTACGCCGCGGATCGCTCCCTGTGGCGCGGCACCCTCGTGGTGGTCTTCCAGCCGGGCGAGGAGACCGCGCAGGGCGCCCGGGCGATGGTCGACGACGGCTTCATCGAGCGCTTCCCCCGACCGGACGTGTGCCTGGGCCAGCACGTCGGACCGTTCCCCGCCGGGGTGATCGTCACCCGCCCCGGAACATTGATGGCTGCCGCCGACAGTTTCCGGATCCGGCTCTTCGGGCGCGGCGGACACGGATCGGCGCCCGAGCACACCGTCGATCCCATCGTCATGGGCTCGGCCGTGGTGGGGCGACTCCAGGCGGTCGTGTCGCGTGAGGTGGCCGCGGGTGATTCGGCGGTGGTCACCGTGGGTTCGTTCCACAGCGGCCACAAGGAGAACATCATCCCCGACGAGGCGGAACTGAAGGTCAACGTCCGCACGTTCGATCCGCAGGTGCGGGACCGGGTGCTGCCCGCGATCCGCCGCGTCGTCAACGCCGAAGCCGCCGCATCCGGGGCGCCGAAGGAGCCGGAGTTCAACCCGCTCAACGACTTCCCGTTGACGGTCAACGACGAGGCCGCCACCGAGCGGGTCGTCGCGGCACTTGCCGACACCTTCGGTTCGGACCGGATACTGCCGATGCCACGTCCACTCGCCGGCAGCGAAGACTTCGGTGTCTTCGCCACCGCCGCCGGATGTCCCTCCGTCTTCTGGCATTTCGGCGGCGCCGACCCCGCGGCGTTCGCCCACCTGGACCTCACCGCCACGGCGGCCCTGGCACTGCCCGAGGGAGTGCCGACCAACCACTCGCCGCAGTTCGCCCCGGTCATCGACCCGACCCTCGAGACCGGGGTCCGGGCACTGCTCGCCGCGGCGGCCGCCTGGAACGCGGCGAGCTGAGGCGCGAAGCGCGCCTCGCGCCGGTGAGGGTCGCCTATCTCACAGTCGCCTAAGTTTAATTTTCAACTTTAGTCGTGTGAAGATCGAGTGACACGGAGGTCGCGAGATGGAGTGGCCCCGGAATTCCCAGGGGAGGGCGATCATGTCCGTAGACGAAGAACGACGCCAGGTCGAGTTGGTCGTCGACCGGCTTGCCGTGGAGCACGTCGGCGTACCACGCCACACTGTCGAGCAGATCGTGCACGACGTGCATGCGACGTTCGACGTGGGAGCGGTGCGCGATTTCGTTCCACTGCTCGTCGAACGGTCCGCGAAGCAGAAGATCGCTGCTCTCACCAGTTTCTGACACACGGCCGCGGCACCGTCACGAGTGCAGCGGCGCCTGGAGTATGGCGGTGTCGTCCCCGGGTGCGCTGACGCCGAGCATGGTGGCGTCGGACATCGGTAGCGCCACGGCGAGGTTCATCGACATCTTCCGGTCGCCGCCGGCGATGAAACTTCCCGCGTTCATGCGACTTCCGTCGGGTCGTTGCAGCCAGACGTTGTAGGTGCTGCCCTCGGGGAGTCCGGTGACGTCGAGGCTGATTCCGGTTCCCCAGGCGCGGTTCTCCACCCGAGCGGACGCTTCCACGCCCGCGGCGGGCGCGGTGAAGGCCACCGGCTGTCCGGGCGGGGTGCTCGGGACGAGGGTGCGGAGGAAGAATCCGCCGGTGAGCAGTCCGAGAGCGGTGACGGCGGCCGCGGCGACGACCGCGACCCGGCGGTGCCGTTGCCGGCTGCGTTCGCGGTCGAGCGTCGCGAGGATCGTGCCGGGCAGCGCGGGGGACGGCGCCGGCGGTGGCTCGAGGAGCCGGTCCGGGTCCGCCTGCCCCAGGACCGAGGCCACCGGGGTCAGCTGGTTCAACTCGGCCCGGCAGTCCGCGCATCCGTCCAGGTGGGCGCGTACCGCCACCGCTTCGTGGTCGTCGAGGCGCCCGAGCGCATACATGCCCAGCAAGGTGTGCATCTGTCGGCAGCGATCACTGGTCACCGTGCCACCCCATTTCTTCCAGTACGAGTTTGAGCGCCTTCAGCCCGTAGTACACCCGACTGCGCACGGTGCCCACGGGGATGCCGAGTTCCGCCGCGACCTCGCTGGTGGACCGGTCGCGCAAGTGGATCTCGACGAGTACGACGCGATGCTGTTCGGACAGTCGCCGCAAGGCCTCCTCGACCTGCAGTCCCACCAGCAACTGTTCCAGCGGGCGCTCGGGCACCGGAACGTCGGGCGGCTCGGTGTCGGCGAGCTGGGGCCGGGAGGCCCGCGCCCGGCTCGCGTCGATCACCACGTTGCGGCAGATGGCATACAGCCAGGTCCGGACGGTGGAACGCTGCGGGTCGTACCGGTCCGCGCCGCGCCAGGCGCGGAGGAACGTCTCCTGCACCACTTCCTCCGCGCGTCCCCGGTCTCCGAGCGAGCGGTAGGCGAGGGCGAACAGTTCGCCGGCGTGATCGTCGTAGACGGTCCGCAACACAGCGTTGTCGGCCAAATTCCCGACCGACTCCTCCGCCCGCTTGCGCGCCATGCGTAGCCGCACGACCTCACCTCCTGCAACACCGGAAATGTCGTCGGCCCGCCCGACGTCCGCCAGGGTGTACGGACGGGAGTGCCGCGGCGTTCACCGTCGATTCTCCACCAGCGTCTTCGTGAAAATTCGCGGCCGCCGTGAACGCGGCCGGCCGGCGGTCCGTACTCCCCGGCGTCGTCCGCGATCGGCGGGCGGCTTCAGAGGAGAGAACGGAGATCTGATGATCGCGAAGCGAGCGATTCTTGCGGTGGCCTGCGCCGGCGCTGCGGTTGCCCTGATGTCGGGCTGCAGCCAGGCGACCGAGGCCCCGGCGGATGCGCAGACGACCAGCATGCAAGACGCAGCGCCGACGACCGGCGCAGCGGATGCTGCGGCGACGCTCGGCACGCGGGAGACCGCGCTGGGCACCGTGCTGACCGACGGCGACGGCTTCACGCTCTACCGCTTCGACGAGGACACCGCCGACCTGGTGAAGTGCGTGGGCCCGTGTGCCGAGATCTGGCCGCCGACACAAGGCACACCGTTGCCCCACCCGGACGCCGTCGTGCCGGGCACGGTGGGCACCACGACGCGTCCCGACGGCGTCGAGCAGGCGACCTACGACGGTCATCCTCTCTACCGGTTCGCCAAGGACACGGCCCCCGGAGTGACGAGCGGAGACGGGGTCAAGGGGACGTGGCACGTGGTGACGGTCGATGCCGCGCAGGGGTGACGGTCACGAACCCTCCGTCGGTGGTCGGTCAGGGGCAAGCGTCACCCGGCGTAGCGCCCTGATCGGCCTGGCGGCGGTCGGTGCGATCGCCGCGGTGGACGTCGGTGGGTTCCTGTTCGCCGGCGGCCGGCTGACCCCGCACACCGTCACCCCGTCGCGGTTCGTCGATCGGTTCGAGCAGGTCTTCGGTCGGCACGAGGGGTTCCGGCGGAACCACGCGAAGGGCGTGAGTGCCACGGGGTGGTTCACGCCGACCGGCGCCGGGTCCGCGGTGTCCACGGCGAGCGTCTTCCGGGCCGGCGGCCGCCACCCCGTCACCGGGCGGTTCTCGTTGTCGGGCGGGCTGCCCGACGCCGTCGACGCCGCCGACACCGTGCGCGGTCTGGGATTGGTCTTCCGGTTGCCCGAGGGAGAGCAATGGCGGACCGCGATGATCGACAGTCCGGTGTTTCCCGACCGCACGCCGGACGGCTTCCGTGATCGGCTGCTCGCCTCGAAGAAGATCCCGGACACCGGCAAACCCGAGCCGGCCGCGATGGCCTCGTTCCTGGCACGCCATCCCGAGACGGCGGCGGCGATGGACATCATCCGGCGACAGCCTCGCACTTCCGGGTTCGGGGACAGCACATTTCACGGACTCAATGCCTTTCGGTGCGCCGACCGGTCCGGGGCCACGGTTCCGGTGCGCTGGAAGCTGGTGCCGGAGCAACCCGTCCGGCATCCCGGCGCCGAGGAGGCGTCCGGCCGCGACTACCTGTTCGACGCACTCGTCCGGGACGTCACGCGAGGACCCCTGCGCTGGCGGATGATCCTCACGATCGGGGAGGCGGGGGACCCGACGGACGATGCAACCAGACCGTGGCCGGCCGACAGGAAGTCCCTCGACGTCGGCACGCTGACCGTCGATGCGATCGACACCGAAGCGCCGGACAATGCGCGGGACGTCAACTTCGATCCGCTCGTACTGCCGAATGGCATTGCGCCGTCGGATGATCCACTGCTCAGTGCACGGTCCGCGGTCTACGCGGAATCGTTCAACCGGCGGTCCGGTGAGCCGAAATCGCCGAGTCGAGTCAACGTTTCGGAGGTGCCCGATGAGCGATAGCCCGACACGGTATGCGTTCACGTCGCGGGTGCTGCACTGGGTGATGGCGATCCTGGTGATCGCACAACTCTTCCTCGGCGTCGCGATGGTGGCGTCGTTGGACGCCTACCATTTGTTGCGGACGGTGCATCAACCGCTGGGGTTCGCGATTCTCGTCCTCGCGGTCGTGCGGATCGGCAACCGGGTCCTCCACCGTCCGCCGCCGTCTGCCGGGATGCGGCCCGCCGAGCGGATGGTCGCGACCGGGTCGGAATGCCTGCTCTACGGACTCCTGGTGCTGCAACCGGTCACCGGGTGGGCGATGCTGTCGGCGGGCGGGTTCCCGATCGCCCTCACCGCGCAGCTGAGTCTGCCCGCGATCGCTCCCCGCGATCCTGATCTGTACTCGGTGTTGCGGCAGTCCCACACGGTGCTCGGGTACCTACTTTTCGCAGCGTTCACCGCGCACCTGTGCGCGATCCTGTTCCACACGTTCGTCCTGCGTGACCGGATTCTCGGCCGGATGACGATGGGGCGCCGGCACCGGCCCGCCCAGCCGCCGCAACGACAGGATCAAGAGTTCAGGGTTTCCTGAATACAGGAATCGCTGTATCGTCGGGCCATGGAGATGTTGATCCATCGCGACGCGCTGGCCAGGTTCGGCTACGCGCTGTCGGACACGACGCGCACGCAGATCCTGCTGAGCCTGCGGTCGGGTCCCGGGTATCCGTCCGAGCTGGCCGAACAGATCGGGGTGTCGCGCCAGATCCTGTCGAATCACCTGGCTTGCCTGCGTGGTTGCGGACTCGTCGTCGCGGCGCCGGAGGGGCGGCGGACGCGGTACGAACTGGCGGATCCGCGGATCGGGCGCGCGCTGGACGACCTGATCGGTCTGGTGCTGGCCGTCGATCCGTCCTGCTGCCCGGACGCCGAGACCGACGGCTGCTGCTGATGGCGTCGGAACTCGGAATGCCCGCCGCGCGTCCGGCTCTCACCGCGGGGCGCCGGCAGGTCCTGGCGCGGCGGATCCGGTGGTTCGTGGCCGCGACGATCAGCTACAACGTGCTCGAGGCGGTCATCGCGCTGAGCGAGGGCGCCCGGGTGTCGTCGACCGCGCTGATCGGGTTCGGTCTCGACTCGGTCATCGAGGTGTCCTCCGCGGCGGCCGTGGCCTGGCAGTTCGCCGGGAAGGACCCGGAATCGCGGGAGCGGGTGACGCTGCGGATCATCGCGTTCTCGTTCTTCGCATTGGCCGTGTACGTCACGGTCGACGCGATCCGCTCCCTCTTCGGCATCGGCGAAGCCGAGCACTCGATCGTCGGGATCGCCCTGGCGGCAGTCAGTCTCGCGATCATGCCGGTACTGTCGTGGGCGCAGCGGCGCGCGGGACGCGAACTCGGGTCCCTCTCGGCGGTCGCCGATTCCAAACAGGCCCTGCTGTGCACCTACCTGTCCGCCGTCCTGCTGGTCGGGCTGCTGCTCAACTCCCTGCTGGGGTGGTCCTGGGCCGACCCGATCGCAGCCCTGGTCATCGCCGCGATCGCGGTCAAGGAGGGCATCAACGCCTGGCAGGGCGACACCTGCTGCCCGGCGCCGGTCACCACCCCCGGCGCCGGCTGCGGTCGTACCTGCGACTGCTGCGACGACTGAAAGGTCCCCCGACGGTCACTTCCCCCCGACGATGCCGCTGTCGAGGAGTTTGGCGACGTCGGAGTCGGAGCTGCCGAGGAGGTCGCGGAGGACGCTGCCGGTGTCGTCGCCGACGGCGGAGGCGGGTGCGACGGTGGCGTGGTGTCCGTCGAATGATGCCGGGTGGCCGGAGGCGAGGTAGGTGCCGACCCGCGGCTGGTCGAGGGGGGTGAACATCGGGTTGTTCTCGAGTTCGCCGGATTTGACGAGTTCCTCGAACGTGCGGTAGCGCTCGGCGAGGACGGACGTCTTCGAGAGTGCCTCGGCCACTTCGGTTGCGGTGTGTTCGCGGAACCAGCGTGTGAACAGTGCGGTGAGGACGTCGCGGTGGGTGAAGCGGTCGGCTTCGCGCGCGAAGTCGGCGTCGAGTGCGGTGGCGAGTGCCTCCACCGGGGCGGTGGTTCCGGTGACGGCAACGAGGTCGCGGAAGTGCCGCGGGGTGAGGGCCACGATCATGAAACGGGCGCCGTCGCTCGTGGTGAAATCCGTTCCGTACGTGCCGTAGACGGAGTTGCCGGTGCCTTGCCTGCCGGTGCCGTTGATCTGCACCTCGGTGAGGTATCCCAGGGTGCCGGCAGTG includes these proteins:
- a CDS encoding MFS transporter; its protein translation is MKHPPEAHRTAADRTPLDRAARITVILLFAAWVVDYIDRLAINLALPSIGAEFGLGHAQQGMVISAFFLSYALCQIPGGLLADRFGSRRVVCWSLLIWSLFTALTGTAWAFAVLLAIRFVFGVGQGVYPAAAMKAVAERTAPGQRMTATGWAQSSNAFGAVLAPLIAAPIIAVWGWRMSFFAIAGLGVLVWAAIQLWLPATLPQSDDASPRPDAQGGLRTVLASGVMWRFTLMFFGYGIIVWGLNSWIPSYLQTERGISLTGSGLLSAIPALVGGVAIIVGGKLIDRLGGRHRVIVFPAMTVCAVCILFLNRVTSLTEFVALLSLATASATLCYMPIFAIPLRTLPAGLVGTGSGMINFGGQAAGFITPMVMGALVDRYSYTAAFGFLVVGAVLAGAFALGTPQRPKTFSAALASREPQRPNSPSHDNVRTPR
- a CDS encoding amidohydrolase gives rise to the protein MTEFSQTVVLPTGTPAQAGLEVLLPALTDLYRDLHAHPELSMQENRTADIVAAVLRAQGWDVTEGVGRTGVVGVLHNGDGPVVLLRADMDGLPVREDTGLDYASTDTGIDPDGVTVPVMHACGHDVHVTCLLGAAALYAADRSLWRGTLVVVFQPGEETAQGARAMVDDGFIERFPRPDVCLGQHVGPFPAGVIVTRPGTLMAAADSFRIRLFGRGGHGSAPEHTVDPIVMGSAVVGRLQAVVSREVAAGDSAVVTVGSFHSGHKENIIPDEAELKVNVRTFDPQVRDRVLPAIRRVVNAEAAASGAPKEPEFNPLNDFPLTVNDEAATERVVAALADTFGSDRILPMPRPLAGSEDFGVFATAAGCPSVFWHFGGADPAAFAHLDLTATAALALPEGVPTNHSPQFAPVIDPTLETGVRALLAAAAAWNAAS
- a CDS encoding three-helix bundle dimerization domain-containing protein, with the protein product MSVDEERRQVELVVDRLAVEHVGVPRHTVEQIVHDVHATFDVGAVRDFVPLLVERSAKQKIAALTSF
- a CDS encoding zf-HC2 domain-containing protein codes for the protein MTSDRCRQMHTLLGMYALGRLDDHEAVAVRAHLDGCADCRAELNQLTPVASVLGQADPDRLLEPPPAPSPALPGTILATLDRERSRQRHRRVAVVAAAAVTALGLLTGGFFLRTLVPSTPPGQPVAFTAPAAGVEASARVENRAWGTGISLDVTGLPEGSTYNVWLQRPDGSRMNAGSFIAGGDRKMSMNLAVALPMSDATMLGVSAPGDDTAILQAPLHS
- a CDS encoding sigma-70 family RNA polymerase sigma factor — protein: MRLRMARKRAEESVGNLADNAVLRTVYDDHAGELFALAYRSLGDRGRAEEVVQETFLRAWRGADRYDPQRSTVRTWLYAICRNVVIDASRARASRPQLADTEPPDVPVPERPLEQLLVGLQVEEALRRLSEQHRVVLVEIHLRDRSTSEVAAELGIPVGTVRSRVYYGLKALKLVLEEMGWHGDQ
- a CDS encoding catalase family peroxidase, coding for MPRRGDGHEPSVGGRSGASVTRRSALIGLAAVGAIAAVDVGGFLFAGGRLTPHTVTPSRFVDRFEQVFGRHEGFRRNHAKGVSATGWFTPTGAGSAVSTASVFRAGGRHPVTGRFSLSGGLPDAVDAADTVRGLGLVFRLPEGEQWRTAMIDSPVFPDRTPDGFRDRLLASKKIPDTGKPEPAAMASFLARHPETAAAMDIIRRQPRTSGFGDSTFHGLNAFRCADRSGATVPVRWKLVPEQPVRHPGAEEASGRDYLFDALVRDVTRGPLRWRMILTIGEAGDPTDDATRPWPADRKSLDVGTLTVDAIDTEAPDNARDVNFDPLVLPNGIAPSDDPLLSARSAVYAESFNRRSGEPKSPSRVNVSEVPDER
- a CDS encoding cytochrome b — encoded protein: MSDSPTRYAFTSRVLHWVMAILVIAQLFLGVAMVASLDAYHLLRTVHQPLGFAILVLAVVRIGNRVLHRPPPSAGMRPAERMVATGSECLLYGLLVLQPVTGWAMLSAGGFPIALTAQLSLPAIAPRDPDLYSVLRQSHTVLGYLLFAAFTAHLCAILFHTFVLRDRILGRMTMGRRHRPAQPPQRQDQEFRVS
- a CDS encoding ArsR/SmtB family transcription factor — translated: MEMLIHRDALARFGYALSDTTRTQILLSLRSGPGYPSELAEQIGVSRQILSNHLACLRGCGLVVAAPEGRRTRYELADPRIGRALDDLIGLVLAVDPSCCPDAETDGCC
- a CDS encoding cation transporter, whose protein sequence is MASELGMPAARPALTAGRRQVLARRIRWFVAATISYNVLEAVIALSEGARVSSTALIGFGLDSVIEVSSAAAVAWQFAGKDPESRERVTLRIIAFSFFALAVYVTVDAIRSLFGIGEAEHSIVGIALAAVSLAIMPVLSWAQRRAGRELGSLSAVADSKQALLCTYLSAVLLVGLLLNSLLGWSWADPIAALVIAAIAVKEGINAWQGDTCCPAPVTTPGAGCGRTCDCCDD